Proteins from one Toxotes jaculatrix isolate fToxJac2 chromosome 13, fToxJac2.pri, whole genome shotgun sequence genomic window:
- the atp5if1a gene encoding ATPase inhibitor A, mitochondrial, translated as MSRLLLRANLRRCIASQIRMASDQLGELGKGAGKGGGGGGSVREAGGAFGKREVAEEERYFRQKEKEQMEALRKHHAEEIEHHKKEIERLQKEIDRHKGKIRKLKHDD; from the exons ATGTCGAGGCTTCTCCTGAGAGCAAACCTGAGGAGATGCATCGCCTCTCAGATTAGAATGGCATCTGATCAG CTTGGTGAGTTGGGCAAGGGAGCAGGCAAGGGTGGTGGCGGAGGAGGCTCCGTGAGGGAGGCAGGGGGTGCATTTGGAAAGAGAGAAGTAGCAGAGGAAGAGCGGTACTTCAG gcagaaggagaaggagcagaTGGAAGCGCTGAGGAAGCATCATGCAGAGGAGATTGAGCACCACAAAAAGGAGATTGAGCGCCTACAGAAGGAGATTGACCGTCACAAGGGCAAAATCAGGAAGCTTAAGCATGATGACTGA